From Methanocorpusculum vombati, one genomic window encodes:
- a CDS encoding mechanosensitive ion channel family protein, which yields MLDLEELFVGGGILLIGISAAIGAVLLTHFLMRYLHRGAARFFVNAFGYPIAGYILATTTYVAFDTYLHDLLVINTKYYSALLVFLGVWTVYRIGMSAVEYFFPADHHEPNRAGPVLKFALRVVIWGLGLMMILDTLEINITPLLAGAGIAGVAVALAAQDVLGNFFGGAVLYVDTPFRVGDWVQVSGQFGEVLQIGPRSTRIKTLDSQLMTIPNSKIAGDAVINFSAPEEYMLIRLKIGVAYGSDVELVKKTMKEAVDTVFAKTPYLSHDEPVETNFLSFGDSSLNFELVICAAKPLYYYAALDAVNCEVDRLFRERNISIPFPQREVRILNMPEKGL from the coding sequence ATGCTTGACCTGGAAGAACTCTTCGTCGGCGGAGGGATACTGCTTATCGGCATCAGTGCCGCGATTGGTGCAGTACTTCTTACCCATTTTCTGATGCGTTATCTCCATCGCGGAGCAGCACGGTTCTTTGTCAATGCGTTCGGGTACCCGATCGCAGGATACATTCTTGCGACCACGACGTATGTCGCATTCGATACCTACCTGCACGATCTGCTGGTCATCAATACAAAATATTACTCTGCACTGCTCGTCTTTCTCGGTGTCTGGACGGTGTACCGTATCGGTATGAGTGCGGTTGAGTACTTCTTTCCGGCGGATCATCATGAACCGAATCGTGCCGGCCCGGTTCTGAAGTTCGCGCTGCGGGTCGTTATCTGGGGGCTCGGTCTGATGATGATTCTTGATACGCTGGAGATCAACATTACGCCGCTTCTGGCAGGAGCCGGAATTGCCGGTGTTGCGGTGGCGCTTGCGGCTCAGGATGTTCTCGGCAACTTTTTCGGCGGTGCGGTTCTGTATGTGGATACGCCGTTCCGGGTCGGTGACTGGGTACAGGTAAGCGGGCAGTTCGGGGAGGTGCTGCAGATAGGGCCCCGCAGTACCCGCATTAAGACACTGGATTCCCAGCTGATGACGATTCCGAACTCGAAAATCGCAGGGGACGCTGTGATCAACTTCTCCGCGCCGGAAGAGTATATGCTGATCCGCCTGAAAATCGGGGTGGCCTACGGTTCGGATGTGGAACTGGTGAAAAAGACGATGAAAGAGGCGGTGGATACGGTGTTTGCCAAAACACCGTATCTTTCTCACGACGAGCCGGTAGAGACGAACTTTTTGTCGTTTGGTGATTCGAGTCTGAACTTTGAGCTGGTGATCTGTGCGGCAAAGCCGCTGTATTACTATGCGGCTCTTGATGCGGTGAACTGTGAGGTTGACCGGTTGTTCCGCGAGCGGAACATTTCGATTCCTTTCCCGCAGCGGGAAGTGCGGATTCTCAATATGCCGGAGAAAGGTCTCTGA
- a CDS encoding formate dehydrogenase accessory sulfurtransferase FdhD, whose protein sequence is MNTFSNGLFNEQAFALTVNGRNLLSVLMLPDLPDEFARGYLATEAIIPADEIESIMIDGATIGVLTRNPFKVLLPKRAVISGCGGTASYLDPARLPVISGGITIPADTLATPFPENILAAGGFCAAAVLPDGTAFTACDLSQPVALDKACGLLLHAGHQPASAALVISGKPTGDTIRKTLNAGFSILAAYQPPTALAVELAKTGSLTLADIPHKKIHTGPERIR, encoded by the coding sequence ATGAACACCTTCTCAAACGGCCTCTTCAACGAACAGGCATTCGCCCTGACCGTCAACGGCAGAAACCTCCTCTCCGTACTCATGCTCCCCGACCTTCCGGACGAGTTCGCCCGCGGCTATCTTGCAACCGAAGCAATCATCCCCGCTGACGAAATCGAATCGATCATGATTGACGGGGCAACCATCGGCGTCCTCACCAGAAACCCCTTCAAAGTTCTCCTCCCCAAACGTGCCGTCATCTCCGGCTGCGGCGGCACCGCATCCTACCTCGACCCCGCACGACTGCCCGTCATCTCCGGCGGTATCACCATCCCGGCCGACACCCTTGCCACACCATTCCCGGAAAACATTCTCGCCGCCGGAGGATTCTGTGCCGCAGCCGTCCTGCCGGACGGCACCGCCTTCACCGCGTGCGACCTCAGCCAGCCGGTCGCACTCGACAAAGCATGCGGTCTCCTCCTGCACGCAGGCCACCAGCCCGCCTCAGCCGCCCTCGTCATCTCCGGCAAACCAACCGGCGACACTATACGAAAAACCCTCAACGCAGGCTTCTCCATCCTTGCCGCATACCAGCCGCCAACCGCACTGGCCGTAGAACTTGCCAAAACCGGCAGTCTCACCCTCGCAGACATCCCGCACAAAAAAATTCACACCGGTCCGGAACGGATCAGATAA
- a CDS encoding formate--tetrahydrofolate ligase, producing MLSDIEIAQQADMHKITQIAAQLGIQPDELEPYGQYKAKLSDALEKRVAQNPAGKLILVTAINPTPAGEGKTTTTVGLGQAMAKIGRNAIIALREPSLGPVFGVKGGAAGGGYSQVIPMEDINLHFTGDIHAITAANNLLCAMIDNHIQQGNALDIDTRRITFKRCLDMNDRALRNLVVGMGGPANGVPREDHFMITVASEVMAILCLATDITDLKTRLGKIIIGYSRSGKILYASDLQAQGAMAALLKDALKPNLVQTLENTPCLIHGGPFANIAHGCNSVRATRLALKLADYVITEAGFGSDLGAEKFMDIKCRYAGLTPNAIVLVATIRALKYNGGIPKDKCSEPNVDAMQAGMVNLEAHIENLQKFGVPIVVAINRFAADTDEEIAALEQFCKAKGADFALSEVFAKGGEGGRDLAQKVVAATEKPGSFHYLYDLDKPVKEKIETITTKIYGAAKVAYSADAEAAIKEIEAAGSGNLPVCIAKTQYSLSDDPNKLGRPTGFTVSAAVVRLLNGAGFIVVETGAIMTMPGLPAKPAACQIDIDADGNISGLF from the coding sequence ATGCTCTCTGACATAGAAATCGCACAACAGGCCGACATGCACAAGATCACACAGATCGCCGCACAACTCGGCATCCAGCCCGACGAACTCGAACCCTACGGCCAGTACAAAGCAAAACTCTCCGACGCACTCGAAAAACGCGTCGCCCAAAACCCAGCCGGCAAACTCATCCTCGTCACCGCCATCAACCCCACCCCCGCCGGCGAAGGCAAAACCACCACCACCGTCGGCCTCGGCCAGGCCATGGCAAAGATCGGCAGAAACGCCATCATCGCCCTGCGGGAACCCTCCCTTGGCCCCGTCTTCGGCGTCAAAGGCGGCGCAGCCGGCGGCGGCTACTCCCAGGTCATCCCCATGGAAGACATCAACCTCCACTTCACCGGCGACATCCACGCAATAACCGCCGCCAACAACCTCCTCTGCGCCATGATCGACAACCACATCCAGCAGGGCAACGCCCTTGACATCGACACCCGCAGAATCACCTTCAAACGCTGCCTCGACATGAACGACCGCGCCTTACGCAACCTCGTCGTCGGCATGGGCGGCCCTGCCAACGGCGTCCCCCGCGAAGACCACTTCATGATCACCGTCGCCTCCGAAGTCATGGCAATCCTCTGCCTTGCAACCGACATCACCGACCTCAAAACCCGGCTCGGAAAAATCATCATCGGCTACAGCCGCAGCGGAAAAATCCTCTACGCGAGTGACCTCCAGGCACAGGGCGCCATGGCTGCACTTCTCAAAGACGCCCTCAAACCCAACCTCGTCCAGACCCTCGAAAACACCCCCTGCCTCATCCACGGCGGCCCCTTCGCCAACATCGCCCACGGCTGCAACTCCGTCCGCGCCACCCGGCTCGCCCTCAAACTCGCCGACTACGTCATCACCGAAGCAGGCTTCGGCTCCGACCTCGGCGCAGAAAAATTCATGGACATCAAATGCCGTTACGCAGGCCTCACCCCGAACGCCATCGTCCTTGTCGCAACCATCCGTGCCCTCAAATATAACGGCGGCATCCCAAAAGACAAATGCAGCGAACCAAACGTTGATGCAATGCAGGCCGGCATGGTCAACCTCGAAGCCCACATTGAAAACCTCCAGAAGTTCGGCGTCCCCATCGTCGTCGCCATCAACCGCTTCGCCGCCGACACCGACGAAGAAATCGCCGCACTCGAACAGTTCTGCAAAGCAAAAGGCGCCGACTTCGCACTCTCCGAAGTCTTCGCAAAAGGCGGCGAAGGCGGACGCGACCTCGCACAAAAAGTCGTCGCCGCAACCGAAAAACCAGGCAGCTTCCACTACCTCTACGACCTCGACAAACCCGTCAAAGAAAAAATCGAAACCATCACCACCAAAATCTACGGCGCCGCAAAAGTCGCCTACTCAGCAGACGCCGAAGCTGCCATCAAAGAGATCGAAGCAGCCGGCTCCGGAAACCTCCCCGTCTGCATCGCAAAAACCCAGTACTCCCTCTCCGACGACCCCAACAAACTCGGCCGCCCGACCGGCTTCACCGTCAGCGCCGCAGTCGTCCGGCTCCTCAACGGCGCCGGCTTCATCGTCGTCGAAACCGGCGCCATCATGACCATGCCCGGCCTCCCCGCAAAACCCGCCGCATGCCAGATAGACATCGACGCAGACGGCAACATCTCCGGCCTCTTCTGA
- the thiC gene encoding phosphomethylpyrimidine synthase ThiC gives MTIVEDAKRGLVTEEMKVVAAAEGVTEDFVRRGIAGGHIVIPMSPYRKVKLCGIGSGLRTKVNASIGTSSDIVNVDEEIEKARQAELAGADSLMELSTGGDFLDIRRRVVEATTLSVGSVPLYQAFIEAARKKGGVVFMDEDDLFKITEEQAKLGTNFMAIHTGINYETVKRLKHQGRHGGLVSRGGAFMTAWMLHNEQENPLYRRFDYLVEILKEHEVTLSFGNGMRAGACHDATDRAAIQELLINAELADQAHAAGVQCIMEGPGHIPLDEIAANVQLEKRVTNNKPFYMLGPLVTDIAPGYDDRVAAIGASVSSAAGADFICYVTPAEHLALPTPEEVYEGVISSRIAAHVGDMVKLPKTREADLEMGHARRDLDWERQYAVALNAQKAREIRNARMPADTDACTMCGDFCAIKIVQKNFHF, from the coding sequence ATGACTATTGTGGAAGACGCAAAACGCGGACTTGTCACTGAAGAGATGAAAGTCGTTGCGGCCGCCGAAGGCGTGACCGAGGATTTCGTTCGCCGCGGTATTGCCGGCGGACATATTGTGATTCCGATGAGTCCGTACCGGAAGGTTAAGCTCTGCGGTATCGGCTCGGGCCTGCGTACGAAGGTGAATGCTTCGATTGGTACGTCGTCTGATATTGTGAATGTGGATGAGGAGATCGAAAAAGCCCGTCAGGCGGAGCTTGCGGGTGCGGATTCTCTGATGGAGCTTTCGACCGGCGGGGATTTCCTTGATATCCGCCGGCGTGTGGTTGAGGCGACGACGTTGTCCGTAGGTTCGGTTCCTCTGTATCAGGCGTTCATTGAGGCGGCCCGCAAGAAGGGCGGTGTGGTCTTTATGGATGAGGATGATCTGTTTAAGATCACGGAGGAGCAGGCGAAGCTCGGTACGAACTTTATGGCGATTCATACGGGTATTAATTATGAGACGGTGAAGCGGCTGAAGCATCAGGGACGTCACGGTGGTCTGGTGTCCCGCGGCGGTGCGTTTATGACGGCCTGGATGCTGCACAATGAGCAGGAGAATCCGCTGTACCGCAGGTTCGATTATCTGGTGGAGATTTTAAAGGAGCATGAGGTTACGCTTTCGTTCGGGAACGGTATGCGGGCGGGTGCCTGTCATGATGCGACCGATCGGGCGGCGATTCAGGAGCTTTTGATTAATGCGGAGCTTGCGGATCAGGCGCATGCGGCGGGTGTTCAGTGTATTATGGAGGGTCCGGGGCATATTCCGCTGGATGAGATTGCGGCGAATGTGCAGCTGGAGAAGCGGGTGACGAATAATAAGCCGTTCTATATGCTCGGTCCTCTGGTGACGGATATTGCGCCGGGTTATGATGATCGTGTTGCGGCTATTGGTGCTTCGGTTTCTTCTGCGGCGGGTGCGGATTTTATCTGTTATGTGACGCCTGCGGAGCATCTTGCCCTGCCAACGCCGGAGGAGGTGTATGAGGGTGTGATCAGTTCCCGGATTGCGGCGCATGTCGGTGATATGGTGAAGCTGCCAAAGACCCGTGAGGCGGATCTGGAGATGGGTCATGCGAGACGTGATCTTGATTGGGAGCGTCAGTATGCGGTTGCGCTGAATGCGCAGAAGGCACGGGAGATCCGGAATGCACGGATGCCGGCGGATACGGATGCGTGTACGATGTGCGGCGATTTCTGTGCGATTAAGATTGTGCAGAAGAACTTCCACTTTTAA
- a CDS encoding DJ-1/PfpI family protein — MKILFAIAPDRFLDQEYTVPKTAFEEKGIECITASTIHGTCYGMHGEIVESDLSFDDVNPADYDGIVIIGGIGCQDYLWRCEKLIDITNAIGNAGKLTAAICLAPIIIAEAGLLAGKNTTALDTPASRRILELDKAVLVNEPVVVSGNIITARMPQDAKAFADTILQHLA; from the coding sequence ATGAAGATTCTTTTCGCAATAGCTCCGGACCGGTTCTTAGATCAGGAATACACCGTACCCAAAACCGCCTTCGAAGAGAAAGGAATTGAATGCATAACAGCCTCCACCATCCACGGAACCTGTTACGGCATGCACGGCGAAATTGTCGAATCCGACCTCTCCTTCGACGACGTCAACCCCGCCGACTACGACGGCATCGTCATCATCGGCGGCATCGGCTGTCAGGACTACCTCTGGAGATGTGAAAAACTCATCGACATCACCAACGCCATCGGCAACGCCGGAAAACTCACCGCTGCCATCTGCCTTGCCCCAATCATCATCGCCGAAGCCGGCCTCCTCGCCGGAAAAAACACCACTGCCCTTGACACCCCCGCATCCCGCAGAATCCTCGAACTCGACAAAGCAGTCCTCGTCAACGAACCCGTAGTCGTCTCCGGAAACATCATCACCGCACGCATGCCGCAGGACGCAAAAGCCTTCGCCGACACCATCCTCCAACACCTCGCATAA
- the hypD gene encoding hydrogenase formation protein HypD, producing MTIGTDMAKTLAEVVDRDIRIMHVCGTHEAAIAKYGIRSVLPPQLKIVMGPGCPVCITPQGEIDAACELAERGCIVATYGDLLRVPGTKTSLEHVNGDVRIVQGAAKAVEIARQNPEKEVVFISVGFETTVPTVAATLLTNPPENFSILVSHRLVPPVMKWLMAQGEASLDGFILPGHVCAVMGYHEYEAFPVPQVVAGFEPEDILLSLLMIARQVENGEAKVENAYPRVVTREGNVKAQKLMQEVFTPTDVEWRGFPVIPDSGLALRPEFAAFDAQKKFDLVYAKVTKNSGCICDRVLRGLADPSDCKLYGKACTPRVPIGPCMVSHEGACRIWYQYQLQK from the coding sequence ATGACCATCGGAACTGATATGGCAAAGACGCTTGCCGAGGTGGTTGATCGGGATATCCGGATTATGCATGTGTGCGGTACACACGAGGCAGCGATTGCAAAGTACGGTATCCGGTCGGTTCTGCCGCCGCAGCTGAAGATTGTGATGGGCCCGGGATGCCCGGTCTGCATCACGCCGCAGGGCGAGATTGATGCGGCCTGTGAACTTGCGGAACGCGGCTGTATTGTGGCGACCTACGGAGACCTGCTCCGTGTTCCGGGGACGAAGACATCGCTGGAGCACGTGAACGGGGATGTCCGGATTGTGCAGGGAGCAGCAAAGGCGGTGGAGATTGCCCGCCAGAATCCGGAGAAGGAAGTGGTGTTCATCTCGGTCGGGTTTGAGACGACTGTGCCGACCGTCGCGGCCACGCTTCTGACGAATCCGCCGGAGAATTTCAGTATTCTTGTGTCGCACCGGCTGGTGCCGCCGGTGATGAAGTGGCTGATGGCTCAGGGCGAGGCGTCACTGGACGGGTTTATTCTGCCGGGCCATGTGTGTGCGGTGATGGGGTATCATGAGTATGAGGCGTTTCCCGTGCCGCAGGTGGTGGCAGGGTTTGAGCCGGAGGATATTCTGCTTTCCCTGCTGATGATTGCCCGGCAGGTGGAGAACGGCGAGGCGAAGGTGGAGAATGCGTATCCGCGGGTGGTGACCCGCGAGGGAAATGTGAAGGCGCAGAAGCTGATGCAGGAGGTTTTTACGCCGACGGATGTGGAATGGCGCGGTTTTCCGGTGATTCCGGATTCGGGTCTTGCGCTCAGGCCGGAGTTTGCGGCGTTTGATGCACAGAAGAAGTTTGATCTGGTGTATGCGAAGGTGACGAAGAACTCAGGGTGTATCTGTGACCGGGTGCTGCGGGGACTTGCGGATCCGTCCGACTGCAAGCTGTACGGGAAAGCGTGTACGCCGCGGGTGCCGATCGGACCCTGTATGGTGAGCCATGAGGGCGCGTGCCGGATCTGGTATCAGTACCAGCTGCAAAAATAA
- a CDS encoding SIMPL domain-containing protein — MKKSTVAVLVLFAVFALLVLPAAAENSQTDRVILTSGYGESVTTPDKVTISFAVETTDPDAKIAQQQNADRMAAVVAALKGAGIAENNLKTTGYNIYSYTIGEYNPGKWPNGTEVYQVRNTVQITSYDVSKAGEYIDAAVGAGANSVSSLQFGLSDAKQAQERNKALVAAVTAARNDANAVASALGVKIVSTGTISVDQSRYSVSYNSLDRAMLKAESGTGAAVPTTIQSGEVETTATVSVVYTY, encoded by the coding sequence ATGAAAAAAAGTACAGTTGCAGTTCTTGTGCTGTTTGCGGTGTTCGCCCTTCTGGTTCTTCCCGCCGCAGCAGAGAACTCCCAGACCGACCGGGTGATTCTTACGTCCGGGTATGGTGAGTCGGTGACGACTCCGGATAAAGTTACGATCAGTTTTGCGGTTGAGACAACCGATCCGGATGCAAAGATCGCACAGCAGCAGAACGCTGATCGGATGGCGGCAGTTGTTGCGGCGCTGAAAGGTGCCGGTATTGCGGAAAATAATCTGAAGACGACCGGATACAATATTTATTCGTACACCATTGGTGAGTACAATCCGGGTAAGTGGCCGAACGGGACTGAGGTCTATCAGGTCCGCAATACGGTTCAGATAACGTCGTATGATGTGTCGAAGGCCGGCGAGTATATTGATGCTGCGGTCGGTGCAGGTGCCAACAGTGTGAGCAGTCTGCAGTTTGGTCTGTCCGATGCAAAGCAGGCACAGGAGCGGAACAAGGCTCTTGTTGCGGCAGTTACCGCTGCACGGAATGATGCAAACGCCGTTGCTTCGGCTCTCGGGGTGAAGATTGTTTCAACCGGTACGATTTCGGTGGATCAGAGCAGATATTCCGTGTCCTACAACTCGCTTGACCGGGCGATGCTTAAGGCGGAGAGTGGAACAGGAGCTGCGGTTCCTACGACGATCCAGTCCGGTGAGGTGGAGACTACGGCAACCGTTTCGGTTGTATATACTTACTAA
- a CDS encoding transcriptional regulator: MVKVPCQEIVWDIIPAMQAALAAELVSRGVSQIKVAKALSVAPSAVSQYLSGKRGYRIIFDDDIKELIGRLAEDINSGTITEDKLGEEFCIICRHLRGSETCDGHNA, translated from the coding sequence ATGGTAAAAGTACCCTGTCAGGAAATCGTCTGGGACATCATCCCTGCCATGCAGGCAGCCCTTGCCGCCGAACTGGTCAGCCGCGGCGTATCCCAGATCAAAGTCGCCAAAGCCCTGTCAGTAGCCCCCTCCGCCGTATCCCAGTATCTCTCCGGCAAACGGGGATACCGCATCATCTTCGACGACGACATCAAAGAACTCATCGGCAGACTTGCCGAAGACATCAACAGCGGAACAATCACCGAAGACAAACTCGGCGAAGAGTTCTGCATCATCTGCCGCCACCTTCGCGGCAGTGAAACCTGCGACGGACACAACGCATGA
- a CDS encoding type IV pilin: MRSPPSHDAAVSPAIGTILLVALTVVFVAVAAVVAMGLADGMFNMKQVGLTLKPYAFSGDSPEHGIGFIVHGGADAGDLVSLSAVITGPELTYAKTKNNSVEGPQVGQEYRMAAYVDPAVLDKIKKGSYTVDLTTTGKDSAAEIECYATVTGKFRDGTEQVLLIQKVTIPAIPGIDGSMSDPNGWISVVPYYINDIYPGHGFMITILDDSVTGLGTPTFTATSPKSQTITTSNMTASNPSTPGKKQYTYDLSPPNGDDWLKTPYPNTQPSSNLWVLGAVTGNVTVNVQVDDKTHSVTVGPITIPPRMNIFENTSKVAGKLTKTGLNNITITFEPKTTLKDHTPDFIVYYSGDTQNSVYSANIINDLKGSVEFTPSSPLTAHPKERLEAFVLVQVGGTQVWYKVASEPVSKFL; this comes from the coding sequence ATGCGGTCCCCACCATCTCACGACGCAGCCGTCTCCCCTGCCATCGGCACAATTCTGCTCGTTGCCCTTACGGTCGTCTTCGTCGCCGTTGCAGCAGTGGTAGCGATGGGGCTTGCGGACGGCATGTTTAACATGAAGCAGGTCGGCCTGACGCTCAAGCCCTATGCATTCAGCGGCGATAGTCCGGAGCACGGGATCGGTTTCATTGTGCATGGGGGAGCGGATGCAGGCGATCTTGTCTCGCTCTCCGCCGTCATTACCGGGCCGGAGCTGACCTATGCGAAGACAAAGAACAACTCCGTCGAAGGGCCGCAGGTCGGGCAGGAGTACCGGATGGCGGCGTACGTTGATCCGGCAGTTCTTGACAAGATTAAAAAAGGTAGTTATACTGTAGATCTCACCACAACCGGAAAGGATTCTGCGGCAGAAATAGAGTGTTACGCAACCGTCACCGGAAAGTTCCGCGACGGAACCGAACAGGTGCTGCTGATCCAGAAGGTGACAATCCCGGCCATCCCCGGAATTGACGGGAGTATGTCGGATCCCAATGGATGGATCTCGGTTGTCCCCTACTACATTAATGACATCTACCCCGGACATGGATTTATGATAACCATTCTGGATGATTCCGTAACGGGTTTAGGTACTCCAACATTCACTGCTACGAGTCCGAAATCGCAAACTATCACCACGTCGAATATGACTGCATCCAATCCCTCTACCCCTGGCAAGAAGCAATATACCTACGATCTTTCGCCACCAAATGGTGATGACTGGTTGAAGACACCTTATCCCAATACACAACCGTCTTCGAATCTATGGGTATTGGGTGCAGTGACCGGAAACGTAACAGTAAATGTACAGGTTGACGACAAGACACACTCTGTTACCGTAGGGCCCATTACAATTCCCCCACGGATGAATATCTTTGAGAACACAAGTAAAGTTGCTGGAAAGCTCACAAAGACGGGTCTTAATAATATCACGATTACATTTGAACCCAAAACTACTCTGAAAGATCATACTCCCGATTTCATTGTGTACTATAGTGGAGACACTCAGAATTCAGTGTATTCTGCGAATATTATCAATGATTTAAAGGGATCAGTTGAGTTTACTCCGTCTTCTCCATTGACAGCCCATCCTAAAGAAAGACTTGAGGCTTTTGTCCTTGTTCAAGTTGGAGGTACCCAGGTCTGGTACAAAGTCGCCTCCGAACCGGTCAGCAAGTTCCTCTAA
- a CDS encoding tetratricopeptide repeat protein: MTTEPPRTTPALDDAMQLFNAGNYAGVIALVSGTSDPALLLLAARSYAETGQYDTAGYLLRDLIQIMPGSSYLHSYLADVMEKTGDEHAVSEYATALILDPENKPALRSYARLLLAKNDLRGAIPSLRSLVRFGSDPGDIRKLMQTLTQVGEPEEAAALHIQNFGEDEYSPEYVEALLAAKEYQKAMSVALRGWNTVRELIYLRLDLEALAALDPEAAESAYRSALDSFEEEEMDNEEVAQIRFSFILLEKLLGHYDAARYELGLLLKTRTDPVYRLLEAELAARTGHGDDANTIYRSLIAEECSKDAEVADPAMQELIITRFKAFLDSVRSKEEVAGIISVLLSSYPTAVCLTQIGAAYEEARACTQARDWYYRAYRADYIHGGIAYAAFLKRLGEDRECETVIRYILTNITRAADVERIAGVVLNGKEAMYRIPKVMEQILARLTSVLEKLSSNGREMLAVGLLYAAGDALERQDYEECKWHCLLGLDVMPCYPAVIKVEDFMQLLSQAKGRALAERPVLLEKNAWMETTADTGSEPAPVANLLDLDEREQQVIAFLKEHREATEMDLRSVLNTRRVTGIVNGILTKAAEKGVKIIEKRGVGDRGEIYGYTGE, encoded by the coding sequence ATGACAACCGAACCACCCCGCACCACTCCCGCACTCGACGACGCAATGCAGCTCTTCAACGCCGGAAACTACGCCGGCGTCATTGCCCTCGTCTCCGGCACAAGCGACCCCGCCCTCCTCCTCCTCGCCGCACGCAGCTACGCAGAAACCGGCCAGTACGACACCGCAGGATACCTCCTCCGCGACCTCATACAAATCATGCCCGGCTCCTCCTACCTGCACAGCTACCTTGCCGACGTCATGGAAAAAACCGGTGACGAACACGCCGTCTCCGAATACGCAACCGCCCTTATCCTTGACCCCGAAAACAAACCCGCCCTCCGAAGCTACGCCCGGCTCCTCCTCGCCAAAAACGACCTTCGCGGCGCAATTCCCTCCCTCCGATCCCTCGTACGGTTCGGCTCCGACCCGGGCGACATCCGCAAACTCATGCAGACCTTAACCCAGGTCGGCGAACCCGAAGAAGCCGCAGCTCTGCACATCCAGAACTTCGGCGAAGATGAATACTCTCCCGAATACGTCGAAGCACTCCTCGCCGCAAAAGAATACCAAAAAGCAATGAGTGTCGCCCTCCGCGGCTGGAACACCGTCCGCGAACTCATCTACCTCCGGCTCGACCTCGAAGCCCTCGCAGCACTTGACCCCGAAGCCGCCGAAAGCGCCTACCGGTCAGCACTCGACAGCTTCGAAGAAGAGGAAATGGACAACGAAGAAGTAGCCCAGATACGCTTCTCCTTCATCCTCCTCGAAAAACTCCTCGGCCACTACGACGCCGCCCGTTACGAACTCGGCCTCCTCCTCAAAACCCGTACCGACCCCGTCTACCGGCTTCTGGAAGCAGAACTCGCCGCCCGTACCGGACACGGCGACGACGCCAACACCATCTACCGCAGCCTCATTGCCGAAGAATGCAGCAAAGACGCAGAAGTAGCCGACCCTGCCATGCAGGAACTGATCATCACCCGCTTCAAAGCATTCCTCGACTCCGTCCGCAGCAAAGAAGAAGTCGCAGGCATCATCAGCGTCCTCCTCTCCTCCTACCCGACCGCCGTCTGCTTAACGCAGATCGGCGCCGCCTACGAAGAAGCCCGCGCCTGCACCCAGGCGCGGGACTGGTACTACCGGGCATACCGCGCCGACTACATCCACGGCGGCATCGCCTACGCCGCATTCCTCAAACGCCTCGGCGAAGACCGCGAATGCGAAACCGTCATCCGCTACATCCTCACCAACATCACCCGCGCCGCCGACGTCGAACGCATCGCAGGCGTTGTCCTCAACGGCAAAGAAGCCATGTACCGCATTCCCAAAGTCATGGAACAGATCCTTGCCCGCCTCACCTCGGTACTCGAAAAACTCTCCTCCAATGGCCGGGAAATGCTTGCCGTCGGCCTCCTCTACGCCGCAGGAGACGCCCTTGAGCGGCAGGACTACGAAGAATGCAAATGGCACTGCCTGCTTGGTCTTGACGTCATGCCCTGCTACCCCGCCGTAATCAAAGTCGAAGACTTCATGCAGCTGCTCTCCCAGGCAAAAGGCCGGGCACTCGCCGAACGCCCCGTCCTGCTGGAAAAGAACGCCTGGATGGAAACCACCGCCGACACCGGCAGTGAACCGGCCCCGGTTGCAAACCTCCTCGACCTCGACGAACGTGAACAACAGGTCATCGCCTTCCTCAAAGAACACCGCGAAGCAACCGAAATGGATCTCAGATCCGTCCTCAACACCCGCCGCGTAACCGGCATCGTAAACGGCATCCTCACCAAAGCCGCCGAAAAAGGCGTGAAGATCATCGAAAAACGGGGCGTTGGCGACCGTGGAGAAATATATGGCTATACCGGAGAATAA